In Desulfobulbus oralis, one DNA window encodes the following:
- the pdxA gene encoding 4-hydroxythreonine-4-phosphate dehydrogenase PdxA, with amino-acid sequence MRQTKPLLISMGCPAGIGPEIVMRLFAGTDGWQADPERPVVVVGDTDILARAAAVTGTRRLSIRAWQPGEAVPMDAVPVLQVAGDLHDLEWGRPTAKSGQAMARYIEAAVRLILSARATALVTCPISKFSLKAAGYPFPGHTEMLAGLTGSPQVHMMMAGPRLRVVLVSIHEALAAVPGLLTVGRIRDCILATRQSLVQDFGLKQPRIAVAGLNPHAGEQGLFGDEESRLILPAMAAARAADKRMAEAELSGPWPPDTLFHQAAGGRFDAVVSMYHDQGLIPFKLMHFDDGVNVTLGLPIVRTSVDHGTAYDIAGRGQARAKSLQAAVIMAQDIVANREHHAH; translated from the coding sequence ATGCGACAGACCAAGCCATTGCTCATCAGCATGGGTTGCCCGGCCGGCATCGGGCCGGAAATCGTCATGCGCCTCTTTGCCGGGACAGACGGCTGGCAGGCTGACCCTGAACGGCCCGTGGTCGTGGTTGGCGATACGGATATCCTGGCCCGGGCGGCGGCGGTGACCGGCACGCGCCGGCTCAGCATCAGAGCGTGGCAGCCGGGAGAGGCAGTGCCCATGGATGCGGTGCCGGTTCTCCAGGTGGCAGGAGATTTGCATGACCTGGAATGGGGCAGACCCACGGCCAAAAGCGGCCAGGCCATGGCCCGCTACATCGAAGCGGCGGTGCGCCTGATCCTCTCGGCCCGGGCCACGGCCCTGGTCACCTGTCCGATCAGCAAGTTCAGCCTCAAGGCTGCAGGCTACCCTTTTCCCGGTCATACGGAAATGCTGGCCGGGCTCACCGGGAGCCCGCAGGTACACATGATGATGGCCGGCCCGCGGCTCAGGGTCGTCTTGGTCAGCATTCACGAGGCCCTGGCAGCAGTGCCCGGCCTGCTCACAGTAGGGCGCATCCGTGACTGCATCCTGGCCACCCGCCAGAGCCTGGTGCAGGACTTCGGCCTGAAACAACCACGCATCGCAGTGGCGGGCCTGAACCCGCACGCAGGCGAACAGGGCCTGTTCGGGGATGAGGAAAGCCGCCTCATCCTGCCTGCCATGGCAGCGGCCCGGGCCGCGGACAAGCGGATGGCAGAGGCCGAACTCAGCGGCCCCTGGCCACCGGACACGCTCTTCCACCAGGCAGCCGGCGGCCGCTTTGACGCGGTGGTCAGCATGTATCACGATCAGGGTCTGATTCCCTTCAAGCTCATGCACTTTGACGACGGCGTGAACGTCACCCTGGGGCTGCCCATTGTGCGCACCTCGGTGGATCACGGCACGGCCTATGACATCGCCGGTCGCGGTCAGGCCCGGGCTAAAAGTCTGCAGGCGGCCGTGATCATGGCCCAGGACATCGTTGCCAACCGGGAACACCATGCCCACTGA